From Procambarus clarkii isolate CNS0578487 chromosome 73, FALCON_Pclarkii_2.0, whole genome shotgun sequence, one genomic window encodes:
- the LOC138356612 gene encoding uncharacterized protein, with product MQHPLATSALQAMLHPPMLNSHQQVMQPPPATNALEAMLHPPMLNSHRQVVQPPPATNALQDMLHPPMLNSHRQVIQPPSATNALQAMLHPPMLNFYQQVVQPPPATNALQDMLHPPMLNSHRQVIEHLLATNVLQAILHPLMLNSHQKSCSLH from the coding sequence ATGCAGCATCCGCTGGCAACGAGTGCcctacaagccatgctgcacccgccgatgctgaattcccatcaacaagtcaTGCAGCCTCCACCAGCAACGAATGCTCTGGaagctatgctgcacccgccgatgctgaattcccatcgacaagttgtgcagcctccgccggcaacgaatgctctgcaagatatgctgcacccgccgatgctgaattcccatcgacaagtcaTACAGCCTCCATcagcaacgaatgctctgcaagctatgctgcacccgccgatgctgaatttctATCAACAAGTTGTGCAGCctccgccggcaacgaatgctctgcaagatatgctgcacccgccgatgctgaattcccatcgacaagtcaTAGAGCATCTGCTAGCAACGAATGTTCTGCAAGCCATATTGCACCCGCTGATGCTAAATTCCCATCAAAAGTCATGTAGCCTCCACTaa
- the LOC138356613 gene encoding tigger transposable element-derived protein 7-like, giving the protein MSQSSIRGVQDLKRKRKYLSIDQKIDLIEKAERGYSVTRLAQEFNIGKATVCDIKKQKDNIRKFVAQSQTHAIGNRKTLKPAKYTDLDSAVFKWFTQHRAKGIAVSVDSIRNAAERLAEKLNIDNFKASTGWLFQVYNADEIGFNWKCLQRNTLASRLEESIPGRKVSKERISALLCGNADGSHLTKCAIVGKSANPRALKNCMNRLPVVYYNTKNAWFTQIIFEDWFQNHFCKEVRKHQINERGIRPADVKAMLLVDNAPAHPIAKLTSPDGKITCMALPPNTTSLIQPMDQGVIYALKRLYKRAMNVEIMEVLLSQEDERLNKDTRASRTLENFKKYSIKDAIYNEDEDDYDFEGFDNAIFETLRDAGEEDLQLSDVTEWLDNDADDPGYGELTDDEIIQCVTGNADEDAEEEEDTCSVLPIPYAASLQNLNQLLDMVAVTDDEDVADYYLLLRGLKDIIMKKLIMKKQTKIQKFLVLT; this is encoded by the exons ATGTCTCAGAGCAGCATTCGTGGTGTTCAAGATTTAAAACGAAAGAGAAAATATTTgtcaattgatcagaaaattgatTTAATAGAGAAAGCAGAGCGTGGATACTCAGTCACCCGTCTCGCCCAAGAATTCAACATTGGTAAAGCTACagtttgtgatataaaaaagcaGAAGGATAATATTAGGAAATTCGTTGCTCAAAGTCAAACTCATGCAATAGGCAACAGGAAAACATTGAAGCCTGCTAAATATACGGATTTGGACTCTGCTGTATTCAAATGGTTTACACAGCATCGTGCGAAAGGAATTGCTGtttcagttgattctattagaaatgcagctgaaagacttgctgAAAAGTTAAACATtgacaatttcaaggctagcactggatgg ctgTTTCAAGTGTACAATGCAGATGAAATAGGCTTTAACTGGAAATGCCTTCAAAGAAACACTTTGGCCTCTAGGCTTGAGGAGAGTATTCCTGGTCGCAAGGTAAGCAAGGaaagaatttcagcattattgtgcGGTAATGCAGATGGCAGTCACCTAACAAAGTGcgcaattgttgggaaatctgccaaccccagagcattgaaaaactgcatgaaCAGATTACCTGTCGTTTACTACAACACCAAAAATGCCTGGTTCACACAGATTATTTTTGAAGACTGGTTCCAGAATCACTTTTGTAAAGAAGTAAGAAAGCATCAGATCAATGAGCGTGGCATTCGTCCTGCTGATGTAAAGGCAATGCTGTTGGTTGATaatgccccagctcaccccattgctaaattaacatcgcctgatggtaaaataacatgtatggctttaccacCAAATACTACATCTTTAATACAGCCCATGGATCAGGGGGTTATCTATGCTCTCAAACGGCTTTATAAGAGAGCTATGAATGTAGAAATAATGGAAGTTCTGCTCTCTCAGGAAGACGAGAGGCTTAATAAGGATACAAGAGCTAGTAGAACACTAGAAAACttcaagaaatattcaattaaagaCGCTATTTAC AATGAAGACGAAGATGACTATGATTTTGAGGGCTTTGATAATGCGATTTTTGAGACATTAAGAGATGCTGGCGAGGAAGatttgcaactttctgatgtgactgagtggttagataatgatgctgatgatccaggttatggtgaattaactgatgatgagattatccagtgtgttactggtaatGCTGATGAGGATGCGGAAGAGGAGGAAGATACCTGTAGCGTGTTACctattccatatgctgcatcattACAAAACCTTAATCAGCTGCTTGATATGGTTGCTGTAACTGATGATGAAGACGTGGCAGATTATTATCTACTCCTAAGGGgattgaaagatattataatgaagaagctcataatgaagaaacaaactaagattcaaaagtttttggtactcacctga